The DNA window AGCCGGCTGTGCAGGATGCAGGCCTGCCCGGCATGCAGCGAACAGGATTCGAACAGCATCTGGCGCAGCATGTCGTCGGTCAGTTGCGCGTCGTCGAGCACAATGCTGGCCGACTTGCCGCCCAACTCGAGCAGGATCCGCTTCATCGTGTCCCCGGCGGCGGACATGACCTGGCGGCCGACGACCGAACTGCCGGTGAAGCTCACCATGTCGATGCGCGGATCGGTGGTCAGCAGCTTGGCCGCCTCGACACCCGATGGCGTGACAACGTTGACCACCCCGGGCGGGATGTCGGTGTGCTCGTCGATCAGCCGCGCCAGCGCCAGCCCGGCCAACGGTGTCAGCGGAGAGGGCTTGAGCACGACGGTATTTCCAGCGGCCAGAGCGTGATTCAGCTTCATGACGTTCAGGCAGTGCGGGAAGTTCCACGGGGTCAGCACCGATACGACGCCCAGCGGCGCATGCCGCAGCAACGTGGTTCCGGCGCTGATGCCAAGGACCTCCTGGTCGACGAGCTGAGTGGCGAGCTGCGCGGCATGCATGGACATGAATCCGGCTCCGTCGATCTGCATCATCCGTTCGTTGGCGATGCAGCCCCACTCCGCCTGGGACAGCGCAAAGAAGTCGTCGGCGTGCTTGGTCAGCGCCTCGCCCAGCTGGTTCAGACACCCGGCGCGCTGCTCGGCGGTCATTGTGCCCCACGGCCCGCTGTCGAACGCGCGGCGCGCGGCCGCGATCGCGTCGCCAACCTGGGCGACGCTCGCATCGGGTGCGGTGGCGATGACGGCCTCGGTGGTCGGGGAGAGGTCGTCATAGCGGCCGTCCTGCGGCTCGACCCAGTTGCCGTCGATGTAGAGCTGATAGGTCTGGACAAGAGCGGGCGAATCGGCCATGTGCTTCCTCCGGTCATCTGATCACTTGGTGTACACCCCCGCGTGTCCGCCGTCAATCACCAATCGCGTGAGTTCCCAGCTATGGCAATATCTTGCTGTCGTATTGACAGCGTGTGGCGGTGCGGAGTAGACACAGTCCGCAAGACAGATTGCGTCAATCTGTCGGATCGGGTGTCCTGCGAGAGGGGCTTGCCGTGCAGACTCATCCGCCGCTGCGCCCGCCGAGCTTCCCGCTGCACTCCCCCGACTTCTACGCCGGCGACCCATATCCCGCCTACCGGGAACTGCGCGCGACGGAGCCGGTGTGCTGGAACGACGTTACGAATTTCTGGGCCCTGTTGAAGTACGAGGACATCCGGTTCGTGTCGAGCAACCCGACACTGTTCTCGTCGACGAAGGGCATCACGATCCCCGATCCGCATATGCCCAACCCGGTGCAACAGGGCAGTCTGATCTTCACCGACCCGCCGCGGCACCGGCAGATGCGCAAGCTGATCAACTCCGGATTCACCAAACGGCGGGTGGCCGTGCTCGAGCCGAAGATCCGCGAGATCGTGCGCGGCATTCTCGTCGGCATCGAACCCGGCTCGGTGCACGAGTTCGCCGAGCAGATCGCCGCGCCCCTGCCCACCCGGATGATCGCCGAACTGATCGGCGCCCCGCCCGACGACTGGGAGCAGTTCCGGGCCTGGTCGGACGCGGCCACCGGAACGGCCGATCCGGAGATCGAGTTAGACCCGTTGGTGGCGGCCGGGCAACTCTACGAGTACTTCCGGAAGCTGATCGCCGCCCGCCGCGCGCAACCGCGCGACGACCTGCTGTCGGTGCTGGCCGAGGCCGAGATCGACGAACACCGGCTGACCGATGAGGACCTGCTCAACTTCGCCTTCCTGCTGCTGGTGGCCGGCAACGAAACCACCCGCAACCTCATTGCGCTC is part of the Mycobacterium mantenii genome and encodes:
- a CDS encoding aldehyde dehydrogenase family protein, yielding MADSPALVQTYQLYIDGNWVEPQDGRYDDLSPTTEAVIATAPDASVAQVGDAIAAARRAFDSGPWGTMTAEQRAGCLNQLGEALTKHADDFFALSQAEWGCIANERMMQIDGAGFMSMHAAQLATQLVDQEVLGISAGTTLLRHAPLGVVSVLTPWNFPHCLNVMKLNHALAAGNTVVLKPSPLTPLAGLALARLIDEHTDIPPGVVNVVTPSGVEAAKLLTTDPRIDMVSFTGSSVVGRQVMSAAGDTMKRILLELGGKSASIVLDDAQLTDDMLRQMLFESCSLHAGQACILHSRLLLPDALHDDVVDRLAALAREVKVGDPTDPEVQMGPLISAAQRERVEAHVAGALSDGAKLVTGGGRPAGLDVGYYVEPTILSEVEPNSTIAQEEVFGPVLSVLRYRDDDDAVAIANNSQYGLSGAVWGGDVDRAVGVARRIRTGQIAVNGISPGGAPFGGFKLSGLGREGGGIGGLHQYMEPMAIGVPA
- a CDS encoding cytochrome P450; translated protein: MQTHPPLRPPSFPLHSPDFYAGDPYPAYRELRATEPVCWNDVTNFWALLKYEDIRFVSSNPTLFSSTKGITIPDPHMPNPVQQGSLIFTDPPRHRQMRKLINSGFTKRRVAVLEPKIREIVRGILVGIEPGSVHEFAEQIAAPLPTRMIAELIGAPPDDWEQFRAWSDAATGTADPEIELDPLVAAGQLYEYFRKLIAARRAQPRDDLLSVLAEAEIDEHRLTDEDLLNFAFLLLVAGNETTRNLIALGTLALIAHPDQCRLLTEDPARIPLAVEEMLRWNSPVVHMARTATADVEIRGRRIKAGEVVVMLYGSANRDEDVFGPDSEEFDATRHPNPHIAFGCGEHSCIGAQLARLEATVFFDELLRRFPGMELVGDVDRMRATMVPGVKRMPVRMGG